One Candidatus Roseilinea sp. genomic region harbors:
- the yjjN gene encoding zinc-type alcohol dehydrogenase, producing the protein MRLYNSIKRQPSQPSQSMKVITLEAPGRFALGAATAPGAPGPGEALVRVHRVGICGTDVHAYRGRMPYLAYPRILGHELGVEVIAVGDGVTHVRAGDRCAVEPYLNCGRCIACRAGKTNCCASLQVLGVHTDGGMRDQIIVPAHKLHSANDLSYEQLALVETLGIGAHAVERGHVQPDEWTLIIGAGPIGLTIIQFAQLITSRIIVIDVNPLRLDFVSAHFMAPHALRADDDPLSKIEAITHGDLPTVVFDATGNLESMVGAFRYVAHGGRLIFAGLVNADITFSDPFFHRREITLLATRNSTARDFQRILGLIREGRVDTRHWVTHRAPAEAMIGIFESWLRPENGVIKAMVEF; encoded by the coding sequence ATGCGCCTCTACAATTCAATCAAGAGGCAGCCGTCACAACCGTCACAATCCATGAAAGTCATCACGCTCGAAGCGCCGGGGCGATTCGCACTTGGAGCAGCGACCGCGCCTGGCGCGCCTGGCCCCGGTGAAGCGCTGGTGCGCGTGCATCGCGTCGGCATCTGTGGCACCGATGTGCACGCTTACCGCGGTAGGATGCCCTACCTTGCCTACCCACGCATCCTCGGCCACGAACTCGGCGTCGAAGTGATCGCCGTTGGCGACGGCGTAACGCACGTGCGAGCCGGCGACCGCTGCGCTGTTGAACCCTATCTGAACTGCGGGCGCTGCATCGCCTGCCGCGCCGGCAAGACGAACTGCTGCGCCAGCTTGCAAGTATTGGGGGTGCACACCGACGGCGGCATGCGCGACCAAATCATCGTGCCGGCGCACAAGCTACATTCGGCGAACGACTTGAGCTACGAACAACTTGCCCTGGTCGAAACCCTGGGCATCGGGGCGCATGCCGTAGAGCGCGGCCACGTGCAACCCGACGAATGGACGCTGATCATCGGCGCCGGGCCAATCGGCCTGACGATCATCCAGTTCGCCCAACTCATCACGTCTAGGATTATCGTGATAGACGTGAATCCGCTGCGGCTGGACTTCGTGAGCGCGCATTTCATGGCCCCACATGCGCTGCGCGCCGATGACGATCCACTGTCGAAGATCGAAGCGATCACCCATGGCGATCTGCCCACGGTCGTCTTTGACGCAACGGGCAATCTGGAGAGCATGGTCGGCGCCTTTCGCTACGTCGCACATGGCGGCCGGCTGATCTTCGCTGGGCTGGTCAACGCCGACATCACCTTCAGCGACCCGTTCTTCCACCGCCGCGAGATCACGCTGCTGGCCACGCGCAACAGCACCGCACGCGACTTTCAGCGCATCCTCGGGCTCATCCGCGAGGGCCGGGTGGACACACGGCATTGGGTGACGCATCGCGCGCCCGCCGAGGCCATGATCGGGATCTTTGAGAGCTGGTTGAGACCGGAGAACGGCGTGATCAAGGCGATGGTGGAATTCTGA
- a CDS encoding peptidase M20, with translation MNAASFDAYLHEHRERLLEDYKDFLRQPSVAATGQGIPEMAALVARRLAALGAEVKVVPTEGDAPPVVWAELGEGDKELLIYNHYDVQPAEPLELWESPPFEPTIRDGKIFARGASDDKGELVTRIHALEAWLATQGKLPFKIKWLIEGEEEVGSPHLHAWVERYRGWLHKPDGRPMDGCLWEFGGFDERGRFTLTMGVKGICYVELHAQGVSHDLHSSNAAIAPNAAWRLVWALNTIKDASERILIEGYYDHVRALTPAEEAILREMPFDEDEIKAKWGIAEFITGVTGFDAVKRLFFQPTATICGLTSGWQGQGIKTVLPAVASAKVDFRLVPNLTPEIVLDLLRRHLDKHGFSDIQIKFLGGYRAELSDVNAPIVRAAARACERIYNQTPVKVLLSPGSGPMYSLSSFIGGVPTVCAGISHPDSRAHSPNENAILQNYYDGMRYIGALIDEFARE, from the coding sequence ATGAACGCTGCATCGTTCGACGCTTACCTCCACGAGCACCGCGAACGCCTGCTCGAGGATTACAAGGACTTCCTGCGCCAACCCAGCGTCGCTGCCACCGGCCAGGGCATCCCGGAAATGGCCGCCTTGGTGGCGCGACGTTTGGCTGCGCTTGGCGCCGAAGTCAAGGTCGTGCCGACGGAAGGCGATGCGCCGCCGGTCGTGTGGGCCGAACTCGGCGAAGGCGACAAGGAGCTGCTGATCTACAACCACTACGACGTGCAGCCCGCCGAGCCGTTGGAGCTGTGGGAGTCGCCGCCCTTCGAGCCGACCATCCGAGACGGCAAGATCTTCGCCCGCGGCGCGTCGGATGACAAGGGCGAACTGGTGACCCGCATTCACGCCCTAGAAGCCTGGTTGGCGACGCAGGGCAAGTTGCCCTTCAAGATCAAATGGCTGATCGAGGGCGAAGAGGAAGTCGGCAGCCCACACCTGCACGCCTGGGTGGAGCGATACCGGGGCTGGCTCCACAAGCCGGATGGCCGGCCGATGGACGGCTGCCTGTGGGAGTTTGGCGGCTTTGACGAGCGGGGGCGCTTTACGCTCACGATGGGAGTGAAGGGCATCTGCTACGTCGAGTTGCATGCCCAGGGCGTGAGCCATGACTTGCACTCGTCGAATGCGGCGATCGCTCCGAACGCCGCCTGGCGGTTGGTGTGGGCCTTGAACACGATCAAGGACGCAAGCGAGCGCATCCTGATCGAGGGCTACTACGACCATGTGCGCGCGCTCACGCCGGCGGAGGAAGCCATCCTGCGCGAAATGCCCTTCGACGAGGACGAGATCAAAGCCAAGTGGGGCATCGCCGAATTCATCACCGGCGTCACCGGCTTCGACGCGGTCAAACGCCTGTTCTTCCAGCCCACCGCTACGATCTGCGGCTTGACCAGCGGCTGGCAAGGGCAGGGCATTAAGACCGTGCTGCCGGCCGTCGCCAGCGCAAAGGTGGACTTTCGGCTGGTGCCCAACCTCACGCCGGAGATCGTGCTGGATCTCCTGCGCAGGCACCTGGACAAACATGGCTTCAGCGACATCCAGATCAAGTTCCTGGGCGGCTACCGCGCCGAGCTGTCGGATGTGAACGCGCCGATCGTGCGGGCAGCGGCGCGCGCCTGTGAACGCATTTACAACCAAACGCCCGTGAAAGTGTTGCTTAGCCCAGGCAGCGGCCCGATGTATTCACTCTCGTCCTTCATCGGTGGCGTGCCGACGGTGTGCGCCGGCATCAGCCATCCCGATAGCCGCGCCCATTCGCCCAACGAGAACGCCATCCTCCAAAACTACTACGACGGCATGCGCTACATCGGCGCGTTGATTGACGAGTTTGCGCGGGAATGA
- a CDS encoding ferredoxin--NADP reductase, whose translation MTVSTNGSNGTRDLYDVTIIGAGPSGLFGAFYAGLREMKVKVIDALEDLGGQLTALYPEKFIYDTPGYPKILAMDLVKHLVEQAKMFEPTIVLGERVEQLERQPDGTFKLVTHKGEHYTRVVVICGGVGAFQPKKLPNPELVPYEGHGLYYTVKEKAAFRGKRILIVGGGDSAVDWALNLKDYAKHVTLIHRRDQFRAHGASVTELLNSSVEVKLFYELKTVGGNGKVEYAVIFDNRTKEEMTLPVDAVILTLGYSVDLGPIKNWGLEMEGTRYIRVNTKQETSIPGVYAAGDIAALPGEEPLNLIVEGFAQATRAVNFAYQYLHPGAKAFPGHSSEKKL comes from the coding sequence ATGACTGTGAGCACGAATGGGAGTAATGGCACGCGCGACCTATATGATGTGACGATCATCGGCGCCGGCCCATCGGGCTTGTTCGGCGCCTTCTACGCCGGTCTGCGCGAGATGAAGGTGAAAGTGATTGACGCCCTCGAAGACCTCGGCGGGCAGTTGACGGCGCTATACCCCGAAAAGTTCATCTACGACACCCCGGGCTATCCCAAGATCCTGGCGATGGATTTGGTCAAGCACCTGGTTGAGCAGGCGAAAATGTTCGAGCCGACCATCGTGCTGGGCGAGCGGGTAGAGCAATTAGAGCGGCAGCCAGACGGCACGTTCAAGCTCGTGACGCACAAAGGCGAGCATTACACCCGCGTCGTGGTGATTTGCGGGGGTGTGGGCGCCTTTCAGCCCAAGAAGCTGCCCAATCCGGAACTGGTCCCTTACGAAGGGCATGGCCTGTATTACACCGTGAAGGAGAAGGCCGCCTTCCGCGGCAAGCGCATCTTGATCGTGGGCGGCGGTGATTCAGCGGTGGACTGGGCGCTCAACCTCAAAGACTACGCCAAGCATGTTACGCTGATTCACCGGCGCGATCAGTTCCGCGCCCATGGCGCATCGGTGACTGAGCTGTTGAATTCCTCGGTGGAGGTCAAACTGTTCTACGAACTCAAGACGGTCGGCGGCAACGGCAAGGTGGAGTACGCGGTCATCTTCGATAACCGCACTAAGGAGGAGATGACGCTGCCGGTGGACGCTGTGATCCTCACGCTGGGGTATAGCGTTGACCTCGGCCCGATCAAAAACTGGGGATTGGAGATGGAGGGCACGCGCTACATCCGCGTCAACACCAAACAGGAGACCAGCATCCCCGGCGTCTATGCTGCCGGCGACATCGCCGCGTTGCCCGGCGAAGAGCCGCTCAACCTCATCGTCGAGGGCTTTGCCCAGGCGACGCGCGCGGTGAACTTTGCCTACCAGTATCTGCATCCCGGCGCCAAAGCCTTCCCGGGCCACAGCTCAGAGAAGAAGCTTTAG
- a CDS encoding ABC transporter, giving the protein MSILSGVNVSKSFGAFDVFSGLSFSVARGDKIALIGPNGCGKTTLLRIIAGEDESDAGGRVHVARGVTRGYLAQSAEESDERTVWQLAQSAFAELSALHTRLAQIERALAQADGAGAQSARLLQTYGMLQQAFELKGGYEVESKIKRVLLGLGFAEADRHKPIAALSGGQRVRAHLARLLLQAPDVLLLDEPTNHLDQQGVEWLEGYLQEWEGTLIVVSHDRYFLDEVCDRVWEMGKRADGQAYLEAYRGGYTEYVQQRVERRERALAEYEAQREFIAKQEEYIRRNIAGQNTAQAKGRLRRLNRLERLERPVQQRVLSLRLHSGSRSGDRVLETRALTVGYRTSSCALFTAPDLLLMRGERAALIGPNGAGKTSFLKTITGELPPLAGAVQIGAGVRIGYFAQSGEGLNPDHTVLQELMSARPDLKLSEARDILGRFLFSGDDHFKPIAALSGGERGRVALAKLALQGANFLLLDEPTNHLDIPSQEALTEALQQFDGTLLFVSHDRYLITALATQLWILERSADGKVRMSVFKGPYDEWREARDAQASTPPPKEKTNGVGHAPRAATPPAMSKNAQQQRQAKLASIEQRIEALEARLDALASEMQQAGSDFARAQALGEAYRQAERELAEAWAEFEALA; this is encoded by the coding sequence ATGTCCATCCTCAGCGGCGTGAACGTGAGCAAGTCGTTCGGCGCGTTCGACGTGTTCAGCGGCTTGAGCTTTAGCGTCGCGCGCGGCGACAAGATTGCGCTCATCGGCCCGAACGGTTGCGGCAAAACCACGCTGCTGCGCATCATCGCCGGCGAGGACGAATCCGATGCCGGCGGTCGGGTTCACGTCGCAAGGGGCGTCACGCGCGGTTATCTGGCGCAATCGGCAGAAGAATCTGACGAACGCACGGTGTGGCAACTGGCGCAATCGGCCTTTGCCGAGTTGAGCGCCCTGCACACGCGCCTAGCCCAGATCGAGCGCGCGCTGGCCCAAGCGGATGGGGCGGGCGCGCAGTCGGCGCGCTTGTTGCAGACCTACGGCATGTTGCAGCAAGCGTTCGAGCTGAAGGGGGGCTATGAAGTCGAGTCGAAGATCAAGCGCGTGCTGTTGGGCCTGGGCTTTGCCGAAGCCGACCGGCACAAGCCCATTGCAGCGTTGAGCGGCGGGCAGCGCGTGCGCGCTCATCTGGCGCGCCTGCTCCTACAGGCGCCCGACGTGCTGCTGCTCGACGAGCCGACCAACCACCTCGATCAGCAGGGCGTGGAGTGGCTCGAGGGCTATTTGCAAGAATGGGAGGGCACGTTGATCGTCGTCTCCCACGACCGCTACTTTCTCGACGAGGTATGTGACCGGGTGTGGGAGATGGGCAAGCGCGCCGACGGTCAGGCCTACTTGGAGGCCTATCGCGGCGGCTATACCGAATACGTCCAGCAGCGCGTCGAGCGGCGCGAACGCGCCCTGGCCGAATATGAGGCGCAGCGCGAGTTCATCGCGAAGCAGGAGGAGTATATCCGCCGCAACATCGCCGGCCAAAACACGGCGCAAGCCAAGGGCCGCCTGCGCCGATTGAATCGTCTGGAGCGTCTGGAGCGACCGGTGCAACAGCGCGTCCTCTCGCTGCGCCTGCACAGCGGCTCTCGCAGCGGCGACCGTGTGCTAGAGACGCGCGCATTGACCGTGGGCTATCGCACCTCATCTTGCGCGCTGTTCACTGCGCCCGACTTGCTGTTGATGCGCGGCGAGCGGGCTGCCTTGATCGGCCCAAATGGCGCCGGCAAGACCTCTTTTCTCAAGACGATCACCGGCGAGCTGCCGCCGTTAGCCGGCGCCGTGCAGATCGGCGCCGGTGTGCGCATCGGCTATTTCGCGCAGTCCGGCGAGGGGCTGAATCCCGACCACACCGTGCTGCAGGAGCTGATGTCGGCGCGACCCGACTTGAAACTGAGTGAGGCGCGCGACATCCTGGGCCGCTTCCTGTTCAGCGGCGATGATCACTTCAAACCGATTGCCGCGCTCAGCGGCGGCGAACGCGGGCGCGTGGCCCTGGCCAAGCTCGCTTTGCAGGGCGCGAACTTTCTGCTGCTCGATGAGCCGACCAATCACCTCGACATTCCATCGCAAGAGGCGCTCACCGAGGCCCTGCAACAGTTCGACGGCACGTTGCTCTTCGTCTCGCATGACCGTTACCTCATCACCGCCTTGGCGACGCAGTTGTGGATTCTGGAGCGAAGCGCCGATGGCAAGGTGCGCATGAGCGTTTTCAAAGGGCCTTATGATGAATGGCGCGAGGCGCGCGACGCGCAAGCCTCGACTCCGCCGCCTAAAGAGAAGACGAATGGTGTAGGACATGCGCCGCGCGCGGCGACACCTCCGGCGATGTCGAAGAATGCTCAACAGCAACGCCAGGCGAAGCTCGCGTCTATCGAGCAGCGCATCGAGGCGCTCGAAGCGCGCCTCGATGCGCTGGCCAGCGAGATGCAGCAAGCCGGCAGCGACTTCGCGCGCGCCCAAGCGCTGGGCGAGGCCTACCGCCAAGCCGAACGCGAGCTGGCGGAAGCCTGGGCGGAATTCGAGGCGCTGGCCTGA
- a CDS encoding RNA polymerase subunit sigma-24, whose translation MQLSNDEAVTEDESVAIALLRQKDVRGLEVLVHLYQLRALRMAFLIVGSRDVAEDVVADAFIVAFERIHQYDPKRPFAPWFYRIVVNLALKWLRRNRRHSPWETAEERPCNSLQPDDIAERNESLYAVRAALWRLSGEQRTTVVLRFYMDLEEREIAALMNVPLGTVKWRLHRARKTLREVLRQWEEAGERRFLRTDLRQHEKANDSRPFPQPRSTR comes from the coding sequence ATGCAGTTGAGCAACGACGAGGCTGTGACCGAAGATGAATCGGTCGCAATTGCGCTGCTTCGGCAAAAAGATGTCAGGGGACTCGAAGTGCTCGTCCACCTGTACCAATTGCGCGCATTGCGCATGGCCTTTCTCATCGTGGGCAGCCGCGATGTAGCTGAAGACGTCGTCGCCGACGCATTCATCGTGGCCTTCGAGCGCATTCATCAGTACGACCCGAAGCGTCCGTTTGCGCCGTGGTTTTATCGCATCGTCGTCAATCTGGCGCTGAAGTGGTTGCGTCGAAACCGGCGACATTCGCCGTGGGAGACGGCCGAGGAGCGGCCATGTAACTCGCTTCAGCCAGATGACATCGCCGAGCGCAACGAATCGCTGTACGCCGTCAGAGCGGCGTTGTGGCGCTTGTCGGGTGAACAACGGACGACCGTCGTCTTGCGCTTCTACATGGATCTGGAGGAACGCGAGATCGCTGCGCTCATGAACGTTCCACTGGGAACAGTCAAGTGGCGGCTGCACCGAGCGAGAAAGACGTTACGAGAGGTGTTGCGTCAATGGGAAGAAGCCGGCGAACGTCGGTTTCTTCGAACTGACTTGCGGCAGCATGAGAAAGCCAATGACTCAAGACCGTTTCCACAACCACGATCAACGCGATGA
- the aspS gene encoding aspartate--tRNA(Asp/Asn) ligase, giving the protein MLKTKTCGELRKEHVGQRVTLAGWVHRRRDHGGVIFIDLRDRFGLTQIVINPAHVSSPEVFKLAESLRNEYVIQVEGQVTLRPAGMANPKMSTGEVEVMVSQLVLLNPAKTPPFVIDDEGRDVDENLRLKYRYLDLRRERMARNLTIRHTFVKFIRDYLDARGFIEVETPILFKTTPEGARDYLVPSRVHPGCFYALPQSPQQLKQLLMVAGVERYFQIARCFRDEDQRADRQPEFTQLDLEMSFVDREDVLTLVEGLLTEFTERYAHLHGKRLLFKPFLRLPYEAAMERFGRDNPDLRFGMELFDATDITRGSEFLPFRAAHVKGLCAPGCASYTRKQTDELTEFAKKHGAKGLVVLWHDPDGIRNSGAGAKLSQAEKDAIIARAGSKPGDLILLVADDNRKAANEALGELRHELGMRLKLADESVMAYLWVVDFPLFEWNEEERRWDPSHHMFTAPKDEHLALLESDPGQVRSKQYDLVCNGYEVGGGSIRIHRREVQEAVMRLIGLEMEEARRKFGHILEAFEYGAPPHGGIAPGVDRLTMLYCSEPNIREVMAFPKNQQAMDVMAGAPSPVYEQQLKELHIRLALP; this is encoded by the coding sequence ATGTTAAAGACGAAGACCTGTGGTGAATTACGCAAAGAACATGTGGGGCAACGTGTCACGCTCGCCGGCTGGGTGCATCGCCGGCGCGATCACGGTGGGGTGATCTTCATTGACCTGCGCGACCGCTTCGGTCTGACGCAGATCGTCATCAACCCCGCGCACGTGAGCAGCCCGGAAGTCTTCAAGCTGGCCGAGTCGCTGCGCAACGAATATGTGATTCAGGTTGAGGGCCAGGTCACCCTGCGGCCGGCGGGCATGGCGAACCCTAAAATGTCAACCGGCGAGGTTGAGGTGATGGTCTCGCAGTTGGTGCTGCTCAACCCGGCCAAGACGCCGCCGTTCGTCATTGACGACGAGGGCCGCGACGTGGACGAGAACCTGCGCCTCAAATATCGCTATCTGGATCTGCGGCGCGAACGCATGGCGCGCAACCTGACGATCCGCCACACCTTCGTCAAGTTCATCCGGGACTATCTGGATGCACGCGGTTTCATCGAAGTCGAGACGCCGATCCTGTTCAAGACCACGCCGGAAGGCGCGCGCGACTACCTGGTGCCCAGCCGCGTGCACCCCGGCTGCTTCTATGCGCTGCCGCAAAGCCCACAGCAATTGAAGCAGTTGCTCATGGTCGCCGGCGTCGAGCGCTACTTCCAGATCGCCCGCTGCTTCCGCGACGAGGACCAACGCGCCGACCGGCAACCTGAATTCACCCAGCTCGACCTGGAGATGAGCTTTGTGGATCGCGAGGACGTGCTCACCCTGGTCGAGGGGCTGCTGACCGAATTCACCGAGCGCTATGCGCACCTACACGGCAAGCGGCTGCTGTTCAAGCCTTTCCTGCGTCTGCCCTACGAAGCGGCCATGGAACGCTTCGGGCGCGACAACCCCGACCTGCGCTTTGGCATGGAGCTGTTCGACGCGACCGACATCACGCGCGGCTCGGAGTTCCTGCCGTTTCGCGCGGCGCACGTCAAGGGCCTTTGCGCGCCCGGCTGCGCCAGCTACACGCGCAAGCAGACCGACGAGTTGACCGAGTTCGCCAAGAAGCACGGCGCCAAGGGCCTCGTCGTGCTGTGGCACGACCCAGATGGCATCCGCAACAGCGGCGCCGGCGCTAAGCTCAGCCAGGCCGAGAAAGATGCCATCATCGCACGGGCCGGCTCGAAGCCCGGCGACCTGATCCTGCTGGTCGCCGACGACAACCGCAAAGCAGCCAACGAAGCGCTGGGCGAGCTGCGCCACGAGCTGGGCATGCGGCTCAAGCTGGCCGACGAGAGCGTGATGGCTTATTTGTGGGTGGTGGACTTCCCGTTGTTCGAGTGGAACGAAGAGGAACGGCGCTGGGACCCATCGCACCACATGTTTACCGCGCCCAAGGATGAACATCTCGCCTTGCTGGAATCCGATCCGGGCCAGGTGCGCAGCAAACAATATGACTTGGTATGCAACGGCTATGAGGTCGGCGGCGGCAGCATCCGAATCCATCGCCGCGAGGTGCAGGAGGCCGTGATGCGGCTCATCGGCCTGGAGATGGAAGAGGCGCGGCGCAAATTCGGGCATATCCTGGAGGCGTTTGAATACGGCGCCCCACCGCACGGCGGCATCGCACCGGGTGTTGATCGGCTGACCATGCTGTATTGCAGCGAGCCGAACATCCGCGAGGTGATGGCGTTCCCGAAGAACCAGCAGGCCATGGACGTGATGGCCGGCGCGCCGTCGCCGGTATATGAGCAGCAATTGAAGGAATTGCATATTCGCTTGGCGCTCCCGTAA
- a CDS encoding MaoC family dehydratase, with protein MALTTPQGLYFEDFVVGDKATSPSRTITEADIVMFAGLSGDYNEIHTSETFSQGHLFGRRIAHGLLGLSIASGLAFQMGFLLGTVEVFRGIEWEFTAPIFIGDTIHLEAEVAEVKAFPRLGNGKVTFKVSVKKQDGSVVQRGTWTLLVKGKPKAA; from the coding sequence ATGGCGCTCACTACACCGCAAGGTTTGTACTTCGAGGACTTCGTCGTTGGCGACAAAGCCACATCACCCAGCCGCACCATCACCGAGGCCGACATCGTCATGTTTGCCGGCTTGAGCGGCGACTACAACGAAATCCACACCAGCGAAACCTTCTCCCAGGGCCATCTGTTCGGCCGGCGCATCGCGCACGGCTTGCTTGGCCTGAGCATCGCCAGCGGGTTGGCCTTCCAAATGGGTTTCCTGCTCGGCACAGTGGAAGTCTTTCGCGGCATCGAGTGGGAGTTCACCGCGCCCATCTTCATCGGCGATACGATCCACCTGGAAGCCGAAGTCGCCGAAGTCAAAGCCTTCCCACGACTGGGCAACGGCAAGGTGACGTTTAAGGTCAGTGTGAAGAAGCAAGATGGCAGCGTGGTGCAGCGCGGCACATGGACGCTGCTTGTGAAGGGTAAACCAAAAGCAGCGTAA
- a CDS encoding deoxyribose-phosphate aldolase, whose product MKTHDGRNPGIPLDLSWVEAARVNRSAVERRSATLPARRSVKQAWQAAWLLRAITLMDLTTLQGDDSPGNVQRLCAKARRPVRGDLLEALGARELPVCVAAVCVYHEMVPVAVKALAGSNIPVAAVSAGFPAGMTPLDLRVKEIEYAIEMGAQEIDIVISRRHVLTGNWAALYDEVRAFRAACGHAPMKAIVEAGELATLRQVYQASLVCMMAGADFIKTSTGKAAVNATLPIGLVMCRAIRDYAARTDYPVGFKPAGGIRTAKQALDWMILIKEELGDAWLRPSLFRFGASALLADIERQLEHHVTGAYSASFRHPMV is encoded by the coding sequence ATGAAAACACACGATGGCCGCAACCCTGGCATCCCGCTCGACTTGAGCTGGGTGGAAGCCGCGCGCGTGAACCGCAGCGCGGTAGAGCGCCGGAGCGCCACATTGCCGGCGCGCCGTTCGGTCAAGCAAGCCTGGCAGGCTGCCTGGCTGCTACGCGCGATCACCCTCATGGACTTGACGACGCTTCAGGGGGATGACTCGCCCGGCAACGTGCAGCGCCTGTGCGCTAAGGCGCGCCGGCCCGTGCGCGGCGACCTGCTCGAGGCGCTCGGCGCGCGTGAGTTGCCGGTCTGCGTGGCCGCCGTGTGCGTCTATCACGAGATGGTGCCCGTCGCCGTGAAAGCGCTCGCCGGCTCCAACATCCCCGTTGCGGCCGTCTCCGCTGGCTTTCCCGCCGGCATGACTCCGCTCGACCTGCGCGTGAAAGAAATCGAATATGCCATCGAGATGGGCGCCCAAGAGATAGACATCGTGATCTCCAGGCGACACGTGCTCACCGGCAACTGGGCCGCGCTCTACGACGAAGTCCGCGCCTTCCGAGCGGCATGCGGCCATGCCCCCATGAAGGCGATCGTGGAGGCCGGTGAACTGGCGACGCTGCGTCAGGTGTATCAGGCCAGCCTGGTGTGCATGATGGCCGGCGCCGACTTCATCAAGACTTCGACCGGGAAGGCAGCGGTCAACGCAACGCTGCCGATTGGCCTGGTGATGTGCCGAGCGATTCGCGACTACGCCGCGCGCACAGACTACCCCGTGGGGTTCAAGCCCGCCGGCGGCATTCGCACCGCCAAGCAAGCGCTTGACTGGATGATCCTCATTAAGGAGGAGTTGGGCGATGCATGGCTGCGGCCGAGTCTCTTTCGTTTCGGCGCCAGTGCGCTGCTGGCCGACATCGAACGGCAACTCGAACATCACGTCACCGGCGCCTATTCGGCGTCGTTCAGACACCCAATGGTCTAA
- a CDS encoding microcystinase C — MRIAIGSFVQESQFFSPVKGSWRHFGPEQIAHGQAMLDAAAGTRAEVAGAMDVAAQRGVRLIPLLRAMSSSSSAPIMREVYESIRDELLARLRDAIAEPIDGVLMVMHGAMSAEGYDDATGDVLQRVREIVGPRTPLVATLDLHANITRSMCEAADGLVGYLTFPHVDLYETGARGMHLLLDAAAGRVKPVTVMAKLPMIVPAENAQTTHGVIRDLLQAAQAHLKAPGILDISIFPMQPWMDVPEAGCAVVVVADETQRRRAEEIATQLADVWWQRKEEHRVELAPTEPTIAEALAGERKPWVLADSADAPSSGAPGDSTVTLKALLDAQPAKDCYTNIVDPQAVAQMIASGVGREVTVSLGACSGTMLYRPVTVSGRVRLISDGAFVHKGEGFRGATMHRGRTVVLQAGHVYIVVMERACIQWDPELYRSVGLEPADAQIVIVKSPAGFRAAYSPFAAEIRILDAPGVCTPNLTTLPYARIPRPMWPFDPIDDWRTARA, encoded by the coding sequence ATGCGCATCGCCATCGGTTCTTTCGTCCAAGAGTCGCAATTCTTCTCGCCGGTCAAAGGCTCGTGGCGGCACTTTGGGCCGGAGCAGATCGCCCATGGCCAGGCCATGCTCGATGCTGCTGCCGGCACACGCGCGGAAGTCGCCGGCGCGATGGATGTCGCGGCGCAGCGTGGCGTCCGACTCATCCCGCTGCTGCGCGCCATGTCCTCCTCATCGAGCGCACCGATCATGCGCGAGGTGTACGAGTCCATCCGCGACGAGCTGCTGGCGCGCCTGCGCGACGCCATCGCCGAGCCGATAGATGGGGTGCTGATGGTGATGCATGGGGCGATGAGCGCCGAGGGCTACGACGACGCCACTGGCGACGTATTGCAGCGCGTCCGCGAAATCGTCGGCCCACGCACGCCCCTGGTCGCCACGCTCGACCTACATGCAAACATCACCCGCTCGATGTGCGAGGCCGCGGATGGCTTAGTCGGCTATCTCACCTTCCCACACGTTGACCTGTACGAGACCGGCGCGCGCGGTATGCACCTGTTGCTCGATGCTGCGGCCGGCAGGGTCAAACCGGTCACGGTCATGGCCAAGCTGCCGATGATCGTCCCCGCCGAAAATGCGCAGACCACGCACGGCGTCATTCGCGATCTGTTGCAGGCCGCCCAAGCGCATCTGAAGGCGCCGGGCATCCTGGACATCTCGATCTTCCCGATGCAGCCGTGGATGGATGTGCCGGAGGCCGGCTGCGCCGTGGTCGTCGTCGCCGACGAGACGCAACGCAGGCGCGCCGAGGAGATCGCCACACAACTCGCCGATGTTTGGTGGCAGCGCAAGGAAGAACACCGCGTCGAACTCGCGCCAACCGAGCCGACGATCGCCGAAGCGTTGGCCGGCGAACGCAAGCCGTGGGTGTTGGCCGACTCAGCCGATGCGCCGTCGTCCGGCGCGCCGGGCGACAGCACGGTGACGCTGAAAGCGTTGCTCGATGCGCAGCCGGCGAAGGACTGCTACACCAACATCGTTGATCCGCAGGCCGTAGCGCAGATGATCGCATCGGGCGTGGGGCGCGAAGTTACAGTGTCGTTGGGGGCGTGCTCGGGGACGATGCTGTACCGGCCGGTCACCGTGTCCGGACGAGTGCGATTGATCTCGGACGGCGCATTCGTGCACAAGGGCGAGGGATTTCGCGGCGCGACGATGCACCGTGGACGAACGGTGGTGTTGCAAGCCGGGCACGTGTACATCGTGGTGATGGAGCGCGCCTGCATTCAGTGGGATCCGGAGTTGTACCGTTCGGTTGGGTTGGAGCCTGCCGATGCGCAAATCGTGATCGTCAAGTCGCCGGCCGGCTTCCGCGCCGCCTATTCGCCCTTTGCCGCCGAGATTCGCATACTGGACGCTCCCGGGGTCTGTACGCCCAACCTCACCACGCTGCCCTATGCGCGCATCCCGCGCCCGATGTGGCCGTTCGATCCCATAGACGACTGGCGCACTGCTAGGGCTTAG